In the Rhinopithecus roxellana isolate Shanxi Qingling chromosome 16, ASM756505v1, whole genome shotgun sequence genome, tcaagaaaaaaaaaaaagaaatggctacGGTAGGCAAGGGCTTATTTCACAGCACCTGCCCTGTGGGCTttgaggaggaaggagacaggCACTCCCCCAGTTAGGGTATTGGGATCCAGCCTTCAGCCCCATTCCTGGGAACACCCCCCTGCCTTCCATGGGGAAACGTATTTCCATGTGATTTGGGTAGAGCTGGCCTGCCTAGGCCTAGCCAGTCAGAACACCCCATCCCTGGCCAGGGGATTGCTTCAGAAACGTGCACATAACCACAACCAAATTAACCAGCATTTTCCCTAGAAACTGTTCTGCTACTGCAGACACAGGTGACTGCCCTTCCTTGGAGGTGACTGtgcagggaggctggggctgtgggTACCTGGTGCCCACTGTAGTAAGAGATGGAGCCTCTCTAAGAAATGGTATCCCCTGGGTCCAGCTGTATCTCTTGCCTTCCCACTTACCTAAGCCACAAACGTTGCTCCTTTTTGCTCAAGCTAATTTCTGTCTTacagaaattagaatttttttcacttacaaCCGCAAAGAACCCCCACTGATGCAGGAGGACAGTATTGATGTCTTTGTGTTGGGGACTAAGGTGAGGTGGTCGTAGCTAGGGACTGGAGggactttttacatttttgttgtttttgagatggaatcttactctgtcacccaggctggagtgcagtggtgtgatctcagctcactgcaacctctgcccccgggttcaagcaattctgcctcagcctcccaagtagctgggatcacaggcatgcaccaccataaccagctaattctgtatttttagtagagaagtgggttccaccatgttggccagactggtcttgaactcctgacctcaggtgatctgcccacctcagcttcccagagtgctaggattacaagcctgagccactgcacctgaccataATGTTCTTGACCGCCTCGGGGCCAAGTAGGATTCAAGAGAAGACTTCATGGAGAGATATCATTGGGAGAGGGTTTGATAAATCCCCAACACCTGAAGTTTGTTAACAGCTTGTGCTAAGTAtgtcttttttagttttcttctgtgtCACAAGATCTATTTTTATACAAACAACTCATTCTGCAGATGCAATTTTGAATCCTGTTTTACTTTGACATTGCATCACCTTTCCACATTATTATAAATTCCCCAGTTATCCTATGTGTTCATTGTTCCATGAGCTGGACGGGCTTTTTCACCATCTAACCAATCCCCTACTTTCGAGTATTTTAGATCATTTCccgttagctttttttttttttaccatgataCTAATAGCAAAGAACGTCTTGGTGAGTCATCATTCTCCTGTGTTTATGATTATTTCACCCAAGTAGGAAACTCTTCTCAACGTGAGAAACAGCTAACAGAGACGCAAGCTGCAGGCAAGCGGAGGTCACCAAGAGCCCTTCCTGTCCCCTCAGCCCCACCTGGAAGCTTCAAATCGTGACCTCTGTAAAATCAGGACAGAGCCCGTGACCACTGACTCAAGGGACCATCCAGCCTATGAAAGTGTTTGATTTGCCCTCCATAGGGTTTGTTTTGTGTCAATTCTGAACTAGCTGTTAACGTTCTGAAATTGGGAGATTTCACATACAAACCTGGATTTCTGGATGCTTCTTAAAACTAAGAGATCTGGAGCTGAGAAGCAGCTGTCTCATGAGACAGagcctgtgtcccagctgtggCCCTAGCTAACATGGTCCTGCTGCTGAGATGACACGTCCCAGCCCTTGCACACCTTTACAACTGCCCACAGAGTCCTGAAAGCACCTCCGGCTGCCCGCCAGGCCTTCCCGCCCCAGTCTAGTTCCAGACCCCAAGAGGGCTGAAGTTTCTGATTAAACAGGCCCCCATGACAATGAAAGGGGGAGACACAGGGAAGCCCTAACCTCCAACCACAAAAGAACCTGATCCTCAGCCTTGTCACCCCACAGCGGGGTCAGCACATGTGCCGCAGGGGGCAGGGGTCTGTGCCACAACCTGTCCTCTCCCACAGGGATGGTCACACTGTTCCTGTCTAGAGGGAACCTTAAGAGACTGTCATGAATTCTTGCACTATGTCCCTCACCAAGCCATGTTACAGGCagggaaaactgaggttcaaggtcacacagttaacaGTGTGAGGAGGCCTGGCTGGCGGCGGCAATGCTTAATCCAAAGGTAGACCCTGCAGACGGCAGATTCAGGCCCTGGCTGACGAGACCGCCTACCCCCAACGCAGAGCTTCCACGATCCCCCACTCACTCATCCTCTGTCTCCAGGACATCCCGGGGCACGGGCAGCAGGGACAGGAGGCAGGCTTGGCTCATGTGCTGGATCTCCCCTAGCCGCTGCTGGTGCTGAGGCTCCGACATGTGGTCCTGGAACTCCTGCAGCAGGAGGGAGTGAGGGATGGGCCTGGGGTGTGAGCCCGGAACAGTGGGCAaggctggggcctggggaggCAGACCCCAACCTCATCACTCTGAGCCCATTTCTCTCACCACACATTTCTCTCTTGTGTAGGCTGGAGCAGGCACGATAAACTGAGACACAGGGCACATGCCAGCCCAAGCTTCTGCCCCTCCCAGAGGATGTGTGAGTGCCTCAAAGACAAGCAGCAGCCTGGTTAGCATCCAGGTCTCCAAGGCTCTGCCAGGTGAGGCACAGAGTAACACAGCTCATAGCACAAGAGTAGTAATAATACAAGTACAACGCGATCATGATTACTGCTACACTCACTTTGGGCCAGGCCTGCGCTCAGGACTCCAACGTCACATTGGTGACTCCCCAGAACCACCCAGTGAGGTAGATTCTAaacgtttctttctttctttctttcctttctttcttcctttctttctttcttttcccctcccctcccctcccctcccctcccctcccctcccctcccttcccttcccttcccttcccttccttccctccttctcggctcactgcaacctctgcctcctggattctcctgccttagcctcctgagtagctaggattacagatgcacaccaccacgtatttttagtagagatggggtttcaccatgttggtcaggccagtctcaaactcctgacctcatgatccacccacctcggccttccaaagtgctgggattgagccaccgtgagccaccgtgcccgaccctaAACCTTCCTTTGTCTGATGCGAGAGGAAAAAGGCACAGGGTGGACTTTGCTTTCCAAGGTCCCCCAGCTACTCAGAGCCGATATGAACCAGGTCTGCCGGACTCTAAAAacctgcttgagcccaagaggtagaggctgcagtgagctgagatgatgccattgcattccaacctgggagacagagtaagaccctgtctcgaaacaaaaaacaaaaaaacaaaaccaccaaaaCCTGCCTTCTTGGCTGGTCAGGAAATGTTTCCCAAGCAAATGCATGGCTGCTGGAGGCAGGGCCCAGTGCAGCCTGAGGCAGCCTTGGGAGGGCAGGCTGTGCATTCCACGCaggccccacccctccccacccttaTCTCCTGTATCAGTACCTGCTGGCTGGAGCAGCTGGCCTTGCAGATGTAGCAGAAGAACTGGAGGGCCTGCTTTGAGGGAGTGCTGGTAGCTGCAGGGGTGGAGGAGGCGGAGTCACTGGGGCGGGGCACAGGTGTCAGGGGTACAGTGCTAAAGGCCCGGCTGTCACTGCTCTGCAGAATGGTGACCTTCAGGGAGCCCCCAGCGCCCCATACCTGCATGGGGAGTAGAAACTGAGCTTCTACCAACTGTGTACTTACAGTGGGCCAGCCCAGCATTCGACATCTACCAACATTGTCTCATTGGATCTTCCTGatgatagggaaactgaggctgtgaGCTGTTAGGTGACCACCCCAGCTTACACAGCTAGAAAGCACTGCAGTCAGGATGTGTACCCAGGTCGGCCTACAGTACCACCCGTCCCACCCCTTGTACGACAGATGGGGAAACAAGACTCATAGAAGGGAAAGGGTTTGCCCAGTTATGCAGAGCTGGGACCCAAACCCCACAGAGAGGCTTCCACTCTATGCTCTCTCCATGAGGGCAACATTACCCATGCAAGACCGGGGCTCTTGCTTGGGGATGGGCAGGCTGGAAGGGACAGATGTGAAGACAGCACAACAGCAAGAAGGTCCCATGCAGACCACTGTCAAGCCCAGCCTGGTCTGTCCACCCATCCTAGGCAGAGGGCTGTCATCCCATTTCACAGTGGGGGAAACACAAGGAGGCCCTGAGGTGGCCTGGGGCAGAAAGAGGCCATCCCAccctgctgggctctgtggcccTCACACTGCCACATCAGGGCCTCTACCCACCCCTGGCATCTCTCTAGCTCTGTTTTCACATTCTCCCACATCTAGGCCACTGGCCGACTCCTTCTGGATCTCTTCCATGCTGACTCGGGTGCCCACAGGCTCCGGCAAGGTCTTTTCCATGCCTGAAATGACAGATGTGCTCTGTTTCCCAGAGTGCATCTCCCACCCCAGGCCCAAGAGCTGCTTTCTCCGTCCGCAGCCAGAACCTTGAGGCCTCCAGCATGGATGACCCTGGACCTGGGTTCCGGGCCTAGCCATCAGTCCCAGGCAGCACCCAGTCAGGGGAGGAATGAAGGGTCTGGGCAGAGCTGTTCTGTCACCAGACCAGCTGGAAGCCAGTGCTCACTTACCTCCACCAGCTTCTACTGCATCAGATGGCATCTCCAACCCGCAGACATGAACCACAACTGGTGTTTGCTCTGGAGCCAGCACCGACACCTGTGGCTGGGTCTGAGGTTGCTCATGGGTTTGCTCTGGTGGCTGTACTGGCACCTGCGCTGGAGGCTGCTCCTGCGGCTGGACCCTTGGCTGTGCTTGTGTGTGGACCTGTGGATACGTCTGTGTCTGGGCCTGTTTCTGCAGCTGCAGGTGCACCTGCCTTGGGGGCTGTGAACGTGCCTGGGGCTGCAGTCGCTtctgcagctctgcctcctgctgcaGCTGCACCTGCCTTGGGGCCTGTGAATGTGCCTGTGGCTGTACCTGTGGCTGCATCTGCTTCTGtggctctgcctcctgctgcaGCTGTGGCTGCACCTGCTTCTGTTGCAGCACTAAGTGCTCAGGAGAGGTCTGTGTTTGTGCCTGCTTCTGCAGCTTTGGCTGCACCTGGGTGTCTGTGGGTGGTATCCGTGGCTGAGTCTGTGACTGCACCTGGGCCTGGACCTGCAGGACCCGTGGCTGGAATCGTGGCAGCACTTGGGCTTCCCGGGGCTCAGGCAGCAGGTCTGGTGTCTGTGTCTGTTTCGGTACTGTCATCCGGGCCTGTGGCTGGGCCTTCGCCTGTAGCTGCCCTGGAGGTTCCTTCTCTGTGGGTTCTTCTGAGCTAGGAAGGATCAAAAGAAAATCCCAGTCATGTCTTCAAAGAGGCCCCAGGGGCTCCCAAGGAAGGCCAAAactaggccaagcatggtggctcccatctgtaatcccagcattttgggaggctgaggcaggtggatcattcgaggtcaggagttcgagaccagcctagccaacgtggtgaaacctgggattacaggtgtgagccaccatgcccagcccaagattgtttctttttgttttgtttttttgttgttgttgtttatttgtttttttttttttgagatggagtttcgctcttgttgcccaggctggagtgcaatggcacgatctcggcttattgcaacctccgcctcctcggttcaagcaattctcctgcctcagcctcctgagtagctgggattacaggtatgcaacaccacgcccagctaattttgtatttttagtagagaaggggtttctccatgttggtggctggtctcaaactcctgactgcaggtgatccgcccacctcagcctcccaaagtgctgggattacagttgtgagctaccGCACGCAGCCCAAGACTCAGTTTCTAATGCTGGCTCTACTACTTACAGGCTGGGGATTTGGGCAAACTTCTTTGGCTGTCTAGGCCTCAGTTTCACCTAAATAAACCGGGGAGAGTCATTCTCACCTCCCACAATTTGCTGACATGTATCCAACTGGCTCTGTAAACGACCTGCCTGTTGCGGCCCCAGATGAACATCTTTATCCCTCCCACCCAGCCATCCAGCTTGGCCTCCAGGTGGCTCAGTCCCAAGGAAGACACCAGAGTCTGGCCGGGAGCTTCCCCAGGTCAGATGCGGAAAAAAGTATGGCTTTCCTCCAAGTCAGAGGCCAAGGCCCTTTCCTTGCTCCAGCTCCACTGAAGGGTGAACCCCCTCTGCCACTGCCACCCCTGCCTTTGCAGGAATGAGAGCACAGGGCACCCAGGCCCAGGTCAGGTTTTCAGCATCAGTTACCTCCTCAACCTCTTGGCTGGCGGCTCGGACACCTCACAAGGCTCAGGCTCAGGTGCTGCAGTGCATTTTTCCTTGGCGATGTCCTCTGGGCAGGGTGGTAAATCTTGGTCTGGAATGGAGGCATGAGCAAGGGAACTCAGATGTTGGGGAGAGCATCTCTGACCTCCATGAGATAGGCACTGGGCTCCCCACCTTCCCACCAAGAACCCCAGCCTCCCACACTTGCCTCTATCACCTGCTGACCCGCCCACCGGCCCCGCCCCATCCATGTCCCTCTGAAGGGCCAgcagcctccctccctcaccttctGGTGTGTCCATCCGGGGCTCTGCGGCTTCCTCAGACCCCTCTGGGGGGTCTGACTTGTCTTCCACAGGCATTGTCTGAGAAGAAGAATCCTGCTTCCTTTCAGAAACTATGTTGACATCCGATACCCACCCCTATCAGTACCCCCTTGCCCAAGGGCAGCTGCCCCCATCCTCCAGGGGATGATAGGCCCCAAGCACCTCTGGTGGGCCTGGCCCCAGAGCTGCCGAGTGGATGATCTTAGTAAAAATGCCCCAGCAATGGTGTCTAGGGGACTCTACCTAGTTGTCTGTTAAATAAACCCAGGTTTGGAGGACACGAAGCCTTCTCCTGGCCACAGTGCTACCTCCTGACCTGACTTCCCACCCAGTTTTCCACGAAGTAGCCAGTGGggtccttctttttctttttttgagacagagttgcactcttgtggcccaggctggaatgcaatagcacaatcctgcaacctccgcctcctgggttcaagcgattctcctgccttagcctcccaagtagctgggattacaggtgcacgccaccacacctgcctaatttttgtatttttagtagagttggggattcaccatgttggccaggctggtctcaaactcctgacctcagatgatctgcccgcctcggcctcccaaagtgctgggattacaggcatgagccaccacacctggcccagtggGGTCCTTCTAAAATGCAAACCTGATCATGTCTCTTCTTTCAGGCTTAAAGCCCTCCCATGGCTTCCCGCAGCCCTGGTGCATGCCTCACGCCAAGCCTGAAAACACTCTGCACACCCACCCCTTCCCTGCACAACCTGGCCTCTGCACACTCCCTGCCCCGGCAACCAGCCCTCTCTGCTTATCTCCCTTGGCCTTCTCTCTGGTCAAGCCCCAAGCCCGGCCCTGACCCCAGGCTTTCACTTAGAGCTTCAGAAGCCCTTCTTGCAGGAAGCCCTCCTGACTCCAGAATGGGTCCAGAACCCACTTCCTTTTCGTGgcatttctgtcttctttttttttttctttttccatagagtcagggtctcactgtgtttcccaggctggtctcgaactcctgggctcaagtgatcctcctgccttggccttccatagtgctgggattacaggcatgagtcatcgcaCCCGGCCTCCACAATCTTAATTAATTGGTTGGAGCATTATTTGCATTAATATCTCTCACCACCCTCCCCATTCCCGTCCAAGACCTCAGGGAGGGCGAAGCCAGATACATCATCTGCACCAGGGAGTCCCCTGCAGGGACTTCCAGATGTCTGCTAAATAAACACACAGCTCTCTCTGGCCATTTCCAGGGTACCCCAGGAGGCCACCAGAAGcctgcagcctccctccctccctccttccctccctcctgctaAGCCCAAGGAATGAGCACTGAGCAGGAAATGGCAATCTGGACACATCAGGACTCTGCCCTTCAGAAACTACCCAGCTGTCACCCTGCACGACACAGGCACCAGCCTGAGAGTCAGGAGGCCTGGGCTCTGGGTCCACCTCGACAGCTGTGGGACTCAggaccacccccaccccaatctcTGAGCCTGGGTTTTTCCATACGTGAAAAAATGAGGGCAGGACAGGTTAGACACTAGACCAGATCTGTGATAACAGGCCCGTTGGAAGGCTGGAGGCAGGGCCGCTCGCTGGAGGAAAAGCCCTCACCTCCAGAAGTGGCGTTGTCCCTGCCCTGGAATGCACCCAGGAGCAGTGTGTGAGGGAGGAGCTGCGGGGACCTTCCGGGATAGGACAGTCTAGGGAGGAGGTGAGCCCTTTGCAGATCTCCTGCTTATGCCAGGAAAAAGGTAAACACCTCTCAAACACACAAGTTGCCAGGGGGCTGCAGGCTGGAACCTATAGCTGGCAACAGCGCATAGCTTAGGATTTTATAGCATTGTACCCGAGTTATATTTCCTATactttgtttgttggtttgtttgtctgagacggagtctcactctgttgcccaggctacagtgcatgatcttggctgactgcagcctctgtcttccaggttcaagcgattctcctacctcagccttcctgagtagctgggattacaggcacccgccgctagggcccggctaatttttgtgtttttagtagagacggggtttcaccatgttggccaggctggtttcgaactcctgacctcaaacgatctgccctcttcagcctcccaaagtgttgggattacaggcgtgagccactgcacccagcaatttCTTATACTTCTATGAATGGTAATTAACTTAGATAATTTTTAGCATGTCAGGTTATGATATGTTTCCTTTCAAAACAAATGTAACAGAAAGGAAGTTCACTCATTCAAAGCCATGCTATCCCACACAGTCGCCCCACAGCCTCAGGAGAGCAGTTGAAACTGGCCGGGCTGAATTGAGAGGTCAGTATCAGATACACACCAGACTGTGAAGATTtcgtagtttttaaaaaaggaacgtAAAAAGcctcattttttatattgatgACAGGTTGAAATAATAGTTTCACATGGGATTGGGTTAAATAAGTTAGTAATATTAATTTAGCccatttctttctactttataaTGTGGTTACCAGAAAATTTTAAGTTACATATACagcttgtattttatttctactgagcagtactgaatttttttttcttttttttgagacagggtctcactttgtcacccaggctggagtacagtagtatgATCGTAATTCACTGCAGCtgctaactcctggcctcaagcaaacctcccacctcagcctcccaagtccctggcattacaggcatgcaccatcatgccccgataattttatttttatttttatttttatttattaattttttgagacaagagtttcactcttcttcaccaggctgcaacctccgcctcctgggttcaagcgattcttctgcctcagcctcctgagtagtcaggattacaggcgtgcaccaccatgcccggcgacatttttgtatttttagtacagaagggatttcgccatattggccaggctggtttcaaacctctgacctcaggtgatctacccaccacggcctcctaaagtgctgggattacaggcgtgagacccCAGGCCCAGCCacaccaataattttaaaagaaacattaagctgggcacagtggctcacgcctgtaatcccagcactttgggaggctgaggcgggtggatcacctgaggtcaggagtttgagactagcctggccaacatggagaaaccccatctctactaaaaacacaaaattagccgggcgtggtggtgtaagcctgtaatcccagctactcaggaggctgaggcaggagaatcgcttgaacccgggaaacagaggtttcagtgagccgagattgcaccattgtacttcagcctgggcaataagagtgaaacttcgtctcaaaaaaagaaacattaagtaAATGATAGTACTGGTAGTATTTGTGCATGGCAAAAATCCCTTCGGTGATACAAGAATATTTGAAGTTTGGGAAACACTAAACAAGTCCATTCCTgccccctcattttacagatgaggaaactgaggcataaagggAGTGTGACCTGTTCGAAGGCCCAGGCTGAGCCAGAGTGGGTGGCACTGGGGCTGACACCCAGGGTCCCCTCCCGCCCACTCCCATCCCCATCTGACTCACGCCACCCATCACTCACCTTTCGATTGGAGGTGGTAGAGGAGGAGGTCCGGGCCTGTTTCTGGGGGTTCCGTCCTGAAAGGTTGAACTGGGAGGGGTTCATGGGGACCCCAACAGGAGGAGGTCCCAGCAAGGACTGGCGAGTGGCCTGGGGAAAGAACTGTTGCAAATTTGGAGTGGCCAGTTGGGGGGGTGTGAGGCTGGGGGCTGTCAGGCTGGGGGCTGCGAGGCCTGGGGATGCCATGCCGTAGCCTCGGAGGTTACCTGCAGGCAAGAAGTGAGGAGAAGAGGGGTCACACTGTGGTCAGGTAGCAGAAGGTAGGGTCAGGCGTCAGTGCCCCAGAGCATCATGGGAACATCCCAGATAATTGAAGGGGACTTTTCCACCCAAGGGCAGCCGAAGGGAAGAGACTAGAGCTCAGGCTCAGTCTCACCTTGGGCACTCGTGGTGAAGGAGGCTTTAGCGCTCTTTCCTGCcccagctggggtgggggtgctgcCTTTAGCATTCCCCAAAACCCTGCTCACCCTCAGGCATGCTTTAGAGTCTGCCACAGAGTAGGTGAGAGACTTAGCACAGCCCATAGGGAGAACCAGCAGGAGGGCTGGTCCCTGGGATAACAGGAcacccacccctacccccaccagCTACCCTTTATCAGCAGCaactatgagccaggcactgtgctaagcccaTTCCTCACACTGCCTCAGTCCCTCGGCCCAGCAGGTATCAGGGTGGGTGTTATTTCTCCCGATGACAAAACAGAGACAGAGTGGAGGTACAGCTTGCCCAGGTTCTCTATGAGGGGCACCGCCATCCACCTACTGCCCCAGCCAAGATTCTGGGGTCTTCCtcattcctccctctctctgccctATCCCATGCAAGCCATCCCCAGATCCTATCAACTCTGTCTCCCATGCCTCTTCCCAATCTGACTTTCCCGCTccatccccactcccactccctgcctcctcccaaaACCGCTTGATCCTTTGCCTGAATTCCAGCCACAGCTTTTGCACAGGATGGCGGCAAACAGTCATCTTTCTCAAGCCATATTCTAAGTTCATCTCTCCCTTCTGCCCAAACACTTCCATAGCTCCCTGCTGCTGGGCAGCAAAGCCCATTCCTCACTGCATGGTCTGGCCCTTCCCACCTTTCCAGTCTCCTTTCTTGCCATTCTCCCCACATGTCCCCACTATATTCCAGTCACATGTCCCTGTGCAGTCCTTCAGAcatcctgcctcagggcctttgaatgtgctgttccctctgcctgggctgTTATATCCGCTGACTCCCATTCACCCTTCAGAACTCCCTATAGGTGTCTCTCCTCCAAGAGACCTTCGCAGACTGTGTCCCCAAAGGCCCCAGCTTCCAGTTCTAGGACAAGCCACATACTTTCCttgtctgctttttttgttttgttttgtttttgagatggagtctcgctctgttgtccaggctggagtgcagtggtgcgatcttggctcactgcaacctccacctcccaggttcaagtgattctcctgcctcagcctcccaagtagctgggactatagacacccaccaccatgcctggctaatttttggatttttagtagagacaggatttcaccatgttggccggctggtctcaaactcctgacctcagggtgatccgcccaccttggcctcccaaagtgctgggattacagatgtgagtcaccacatccagctcctTGTCTGCTTTCTGCTTCACATCATCTAACTCAGCTCTGCACCTCAGGGGAGGCCCAGAGTTTGGGAAGTATTTAAGGGATGAAAGGCAGTTGGAACTCTTGCCCCAGTGCTGGGATGGGAAGCACAGTGGTTAAAGCTTAAAGCATGGGTCAGCTGTGCTGTGAGTGCCGGGTTCAAATCCAGTCTCTACAGTACGAGCtctgtgacctttttttttttttttttgagacggagtctcactctgccacccagactagagtgcagtggccggatctcagctcactgcaagctccgcttcccgggtttacgccattctcctgcctcagcctcccgagtagctgggactataggcgcccgcctcgtcgcccggctagttttttttgtatttttaagta is a window encoding:
- the CIZ1 gene encoding cip1-interacting zinc finger protein isoform X6; translation: MFNQQQQQQLQQLQQQQLQQQQLQQQQLLQLQQLLQQSPPQAPLPMAVSRGLPAQQPQQPLLNLQGTNSASLLNGSMLQRALLLQQLQGLDQFAMPPATYDTAGLTMPTATLGNLRGYGMASPGLAAPSLTAPSLTPPQLATPNLQQFFPQATRQSLLGPPPVGVPMNPSQFNLSGRNPQKQARTSSSTTSNRKDSSSQTMPVEDKSDPPEGSEEAAEPRMDTPEDQDLPPCPEDIAKEKCTAAPEPEPCEVSEPPAKRLRSSEEPTEKEPPGQLQAKAQPQARMTVPKQTQTPDLLPEPREAQVLPRFQPRVLQVQAQVQSQTQPRIPPTDTQVQPKLQKQAQTQTSPEHLVLQQKQVQPQLQQEAEPQKQMQPQVHTQAQPRVQPQEQPPAQVPVQPPEQTHEQPQTQPQVSVLAPEQTPVVVHVCGLEMPSDAVEAGGGMEKTLPEPVGTRVSMEEIQKESASGLDVGECENRAREMPGVWGAGGSLKVTILQSSDSRAFSTVPLTPVPRPSDSASSTPAATSTPSKQALQFFCYICKASCSSQQEFQDHMSEPQHQQRLGEIQHMSQACLLSLLPVPRDVLETEDEEPPPRRWCNTCQLYYVGDLIQHRRTQDHKIAKQSLRPFCTVCNRYFKTPRKFVEHVKSQGHKDKAKELKSLEKEIAGQDEDHFITVDAVGCFEGDEEEEDDEDEEEIEVEEELCKQVRSRDISREEWKGSETYSPNTAYGVDFLVPVMGYVCRICHKFYHSNSGAQLSHCKSLGHFENLQKYKAAKNPSPTTRPVSRRCAINARNALTALFTSSGRPPSQSNTQDKTPSKVTARPSQPPLPRRSTRLKT
- the CIZ1 gene encoding cip1-interacting zinc finger protein isoform X7, whose protein sequence is MFNQQQQQQLQQLQQQQLQQQQLQQQQLLQLQQLLQQSPPQAPLPMAVSRGLPAQQPQQPLLNLQGTNSASLLNGSMLQRALLLQQLQGLDQFAMPPATYDTAGLTMPTATLGNLRGYGMASPGLAAPSLTAPSLTPPQLATPNLQQFFPQATRQSLLGPPPVGVPMNPSQFNLSGRNPQKQARTSSSTTSNRKTMPVEDKSDPPEGSEEAAEPRMDTPEDQDLPPCPEDIAKEKCTAAPEPEPCEVSEPPAKRLRSSEEPTEKEPPGQLQAKAQPQARMTVPKQTQTPDLLPEPREAQVLPRFQPRVLQVQAQVQSQTQPRIPPTDTQVQPKLQKQAQTQTSPEHLVLQQKQVQPQLQQEAEPQKQMQPQVHTQAQPRVQPQEQPPAQVPVQPPEQTHEQPQTQPQVSVLAPEQTPVVVHVCGLEMPSDAVEAGGGMEKTLPEPVGTRVSMEEIQKESASGLDVGECENRAREMPGVWGAGGSLKVTILQSSDSRAFSTVPLTPVPRPSDSASSTPAATSTPSKQALQFFCYICKASCSSQQEFQDHMSEPQHQQRLGEIQHMSQACLLSLLPVPRDVLETEDEEPPPRRWCNTCQLYYVGDLIQHRRTQDHKIAKQSLRPFCTVCNRYFKTPRKFVEHVKSQGHKDKAKELKSLEKEIAGQDEDHFITVDAVGCFEGDEEEEDDEDEEEIEVEEELCKQVRSRDISREEWKGSETYSPNTAYGVDFLVPVMGYVCRICHKFYHSNSGAQLSHCKSLGHFENLQKYKAAKNPSPTTRPVSRRCAINARNALTALFTSSGRPPSQSNTQDKTPSKVTARPSQPPLPRRSTRLKT
- the CIZ1 gene encoding cip1-interacting zinc finger protein isoform X5, with product MFNQQQQQQLQQLQQQQLQQQQLQQQQLLQLQQLLQQSPPQAPLPMAVSRGLPAQQPQQPLLNLQGTNSASLLNGSMLQRALLLQQLQGLDQFAMPPATYDTAGLTMPTATLGNLRGYGMASPGLAAPSLTAPSLTPPQLATPNLQQFFPQATRQSLLGPPPVGVPMNPSQFNLSGRNPQKQARTSSSTTSNRKDSSSQTMPVEDKSDPPEGSEEAAEPRMDTPEDQDLPPCPEDIAKEKCTAAPEPEPCEVSEPPAKRLRSSEEPTEKEPPGQLQAKAQPQARMTVPKQTQTPDLLPEPREAQVLPRFQPRVLQVQAQVQSQTQPRIPPTDTQVQPKLQKQAQTQTSPEHLVLQQKQVQPQLQQEAEPQKQMQPQVHTQAQPRVQPQEQPPAQVPVQPPEQTHEQPQTQPQVSVLAPEQTPVVVHVCGLEMPSDAVEAGGGMEKTLPEPVGTRVSMEEIQKESASGLDVGECENRAREMPGVWGAGGSLKVTILQSSDSRAFSTVPLTPVPRPSDSASSTPAATSTPSKQALQFFCYICKASCSSQQEFQDHMSEPQHQQRLGEIQHMSQACLLSLLPVPRDVLETEDEEPPPRRWCNTCQLYYVGDLIQHRRTQDHKIAKQSLRPFCTVCNRYFKTPRKFVEHVKSQGHKDKAKEVTRAPSEDMGPERYRALAKATQQVEVFPSPNSQQLKSLEKEIAGQDEDHFITVDAVGCFEGDEEEEDDEDEEEIEVEEELCKQVRSRDISREEWKGSETYSPNTAYGVDFLVPVMGYVCRICHKFYHSNSGAQLSHCKSLGHFENLQKYKAAKNPSPTTRPVSRRCAINARNALTALFTSSGRPPSQSNTQDKTPSKVTARPSQPPLPRRSTRLKT